The stretch of DNA GCATGAGGAAGATCAGCGCCATGAAGAGGCTCGAGATCGCGGTGAAACCCGCCAACAGCCCGTCCAGGCCGTCGATGAAGTTGATCGCGTTCATCATGCCGACGTACCACAGAAGGGTGAGCGGGACGCCGACCCACGCCGGAAAGTCGATCCAGTTCGTGCTCGGATTATGGTTGAACGGATTGGTCATGCCGGGGATGATGAAGCCGTACAGCATCGAGACGAGCGCGACGAGCGACTGCGCGGCGAGCTTGTTGCGCGGCTTCATCTGCATCAGGTCGTCCCACATGCCGACGCCGAGAATCAAGAGGCTTCCGAAGAGTAGGCCCACTAGTTGGTGAATCGATTCGAACTGATCGGACAGAACGTTGTACCGGTGCGCGAGCGGCGCGTGCAGCGCCGAGGGGACGAGCGCGTACGGTGAGGAGAGTGCGATGCCGAGCACCGTGAAGAGTGCGACGGCGAAGCCGAAGTAGACCGCAACGCCTCCGATGCGCGGCGTCGGCACCGTGTGCATGTGGCGTTCTTCGGGACCGTGGAGTACGCCCAGGCGCTTGGCCAGATGGATGACGAGCGGGGTCGCGATCGCGGCGACCGCGATGGCGAGAGCGAAGGTCGCGCCGTAGATCAGCACCGCCGTCAGCATGGCTGCGCGCTTCCTTGCAAGGAAAACGGGACGAGCGCTACACCGGCTTCGGAGAGCAGCTCCGCTGCGACCGGATCGGGATACGGCTCGACGAAGACGATATTGACGACGCCCGCGCTGATGAGGAGCTTCGAGCAGCCCACGCAGGGTTGATGCGTGCAGTACGCCGTTGCGCCCTGCAGCCCCACACCGTACAGCGCGCCTTGAACCACGGCGTTGGCCTCCGCGTGCGTCGCCCGCACGCAGTGCCCGTCGCGCAATATGCAGTCGGCCTGCGTGCAGTGCGCGACGCCGCGCGGCGCACCATTATAGCCGGTCGTGAGAATCCGATGCTCGCGCACCAACACGCAGCCGACCAGAGCGCGCGGGCACGTCGCCCGCGTTGCGACCGTTCGCGCGATCTGCACGAAGTATTCGTCCCAGCCGGGCCTCGACGTCATCCTGGCCGCTTCTCCCGTTTCATCCTGAGCTTGTCGAAGGATGCCGTTCAGCTCGTGCTACGCACTGCCGCTGGAACCGACGTGAGGCTTCCGAACATCCGATCCCCGGCATCGCCGAGTCCCGGCACGATGTAGGCGTGATCGTTCAAACCCGCGTCGACCGCGCACGTGACGATGGACGCGCTCGGATGCGCGCGTTGCACGTGACGCACGCCTTCCGGCGCCGCAATCAAGCAGATGAACGTGAGCGTCCGCGCACCCCGCTCGACGAGCGCGTCGAGCGCCGCGACTGCCGAGTTGCCCGTCGCGAGCATCGGATCGAGCAAGAAGACGTGGCGGTCGCCCAGCTCCGGCGGAACGTTCGCGTAATAGGGTACCGGAACCAGCGATTGCGGATCGCGATAGAAGCCTAGATGTGCAACGACCGCATCGTCGACGACCTGCAAGAATCCAGGCAACAATCCGAGACCCGCGCGAAGAATCGGCGCAACGACGGGACGCGTTGCGATACGCTGGATCGTCGTATCCGTCAGCGGCGTCTCTACGCGCTCGTTTCGCAGCGGCAATCCACGCGTCGCCTCGTAGGCAAGAAAAACCCCGATCTCTTCAACCAGCTTGCGAAAGACCGGTACCGGCGTCTCCTTGTCGCGAATTCTCGCGATGCGGTCGGCAACGGCGGGATGATCGAGAACGAGAAGATCGCGGCTTGCGGACACGCTCTTATCTTTCGCGGAGCCCGCCGCTCGCCTGCATAGGGGACTGTCCCCACCGCGAGCCCGATCCCTTAGGCGCTCCTGCCGTTAATCGACTAGCCGAACGCGCCGCTTACCCACGGTAAATCGTGGATCCTTTCGCAGGTCGCGCATGCAAGTCGTCCGCGGAGTTTTTCGTCGTTCCGACGTCGCGGTGAGCTCCGGTTCCGCGCTCCTGAGGCCATCCCATAGCTCTTCGGACGACGCCTCGCTCTTCTTGCTATTTCTCATCCACGCGTACGCAGCGTCTGAGAATTTACTCACGCGCTAGCCCTCGACATAGCCAACGAAGTTATGAACTCACTCACGACGTTTGCTATTGCAGCCTTCCATCTTCCTCCGTCTCGATCGCGCGCCGCCAGCGCAGCATCTAGAAGCTGTCTGATACCAGCGGGGCCGACGGCACGAGGCCCATCGAATCCAGCCTGGAAGACGCCGGCAAACTGGGCGAGCGTGAGCGGTACTATACTCAGCAAGATGCGCTCTTCCGACAGTACAAAGTCCCCGCGACCGAAGGTCTCGGCTGTATTGGTGTCGATGCGAGGAGCGATAAAGAGTCCGTAGACTGGCTTGACGGGGTTGTTGCGCGTCACTTCTGCGACGTGCCGCCTCACCGGTTCGCCTTCAGCCGCCTCTTGCCGGGAGTTCTCGGTAAACGTCACCTCGACCACAAGCACAAAATCGGCAAATTCGCAGATCATATCCGGTCGACGTGAGGAGGCCGGAGCAATCGGGCTCATGTCGGCATCTATATGGAACTGCCGAACCTGCCACGGCTCGTTCGCGAGCGTATCTATCGCTAGAAAGGCCCGCCATACGGCCCACTCAAGATACGCGGGCGCCTCGCCGCGATAGAACGCCGCCCTGTCGTCCTTGCGATCCATAAGCAAGAGCAGATCATTGATCGCAGCGGTTTCCGCTCCCTGGGCGACCGCGAATTGTTCTTCGCGTACCATGCGGTGTTCCATTTCAAGCTTCAGCCTGATTTGCTCCAGTTCCGCTACCTGCATCCCCTCTACGACCGGTACGTCCACGGCACGCCCTGCTTCGGTCAAGTTGCGTGCAAGACGGCGAATTGCCGACGCCGCCTCTCCCGCATCGTCGGTTGGAAGAACTTCGCCGACCCACAGGCGGCGAAGGTAGGCGTCGTCCTCCAGCCGCCTATCCTCGGGCGTGACGATTACCTCTACCTCGCGCCGCTTCTCCTCCGTAACGCAAAGCGCGGCTCTGGCCCTGGTCACAAGGCCCGTTGCTCTTAGGTACCGGAAGTTCACATCCGCGTAGTCGTCAAGCGATGTGGATTTTACGGGGTTGCCGTGCTCCGCCAGCAATCGTTCCCGAAATGATCTATCAAACGCCCTCTTGTTCGCTGCGGCCGCCCTTTCGGCTCTGTACGACGCGATGTCGCCCACGAGTCTAGAGACGCCGGCTTCGCTCTTGCAGAATTGCACCAGAGAGGCCATCTCTTCGAACGAAACCGCTGCCTGCAGACCGGTCTGCTCAAGCGCGAGTATGGTCTTCAAAACAATACGAAGCGGCGAAAACGGCACCGAGGCGTGTGTTCGCTCGATTGCCGATGGAACGCGGTACGCCAGAATCGCACGCAGGAAACACTCCTCCATCTGTGCGATCGACGTCGAAAGGGCTAGCCTCTTCCCGCTCGCCGTAACCTTGAACTGAAGCCCGTCGATCTCCGGCAGGCCGCCACCAATACTCAGTATCCGCGGGTCGATACTTTCTTGTGGCAGTCCGCTGGTAAGGGCGGGCGTAATGAATCCCAATTGGTACATCGCTGAACGCCACTTCCGACCATTCCAAGCCCCAATTTCTCCATCGGACACACTTCTCAGGAGTCCTTCGGTAAAAAGGAGCTGCCCGAAGCCCGCTTCGGCTTTCGCCGAGGAAAGGTGACCGTTATAGCGCGAGTCCAAGAGCACCTTAAGGGCCGACGCTAGGCGAAAAGGAGAGCGCACCGTCGTGTTACCAAGGTGCCAGGGCCGGTTGCTAGCGCGCAACGAAGAGATATTCCGACACCTTATTGTTGCTGTTCTGCGGTTTGTGGCCTTGGTTACCAAAGCTGTACCGGTGCCTTACCGGAAGAATCTCAACGTCGTGCTTATAGCGGCGCAATAGCTTCAACATCGTCTCGCTGTCTGGCAGCGAGTTCGAAGAGTACGAGACAATCAGCGAGCTGTTAGCAAAGCGCTGGAAAATTCGTTCAAAAGCCGCAACCGCACCCCCATAAGTGCTGAATGGCGATCCGTAGCTTTTGAATTTCTTCGTTGCCGTGTGCGCTTGAAGCTCGACGCCGATCCACTCTCGGGCCAACCCTTCTACGAAATGGTAACGGCGCACGTAGTCATTGTCTGACAGCTTGCTGTAGTACGGCGGGTCGATGTATACGATGTCAGCTTCAACTTCTACAGTTAGCGCATCGCGATCAAGCGCGATGTTCTGTCTGGCGTTGTCAAACACGGCGCCGTTGATCACCCTGACGGCGTCCCTAAAATGCTCACGCAATGGAAGCTGCATGTCTCGGCGGCCGTCGTCGTACCGCAGACCGACGTACGTAAAGATACCGCGCGCGCGTTTCTTCATGCAAGCGCGAATCAACGCCGCCCTGGCAAGGGTCTTTTCCATGTGCCCGTCCAGTTCTTGAATGCGCGACCGAATGGTGTCGACTAGTTTTGTATCTTCATCGGAAAAGTATAAGCCCCTAAAGTGATCCTGGACGAAGCTGGTGGTTATGGCGCCTTGGGTCAGGAACTCCACCGCAGCCTCCGAGAGGCGAGTGCGACTGTTCTCGATCATTGCTCGGGCGAAAAGAGCGGCAAAAACCATGTAGTCATTCGACGTTACCTCAAGCCCTTGAGCTTTGAACATGTAGCTGACTACCCCGCTACCTGAAAACAGGTCGAGGACTCGCGTTCCCCCCAGTTGCTTGGCCACGCCCCAGATGTCGGGAAGCAGTTTCTCTTTGCTCCCCATGAATCGCGTCGACGGATAAGCTCGCGTCTGCTCGCTCAAGGCCCCTGTAATCGCCGCCCCTTGTCGCGGCAGTACCGATACCACGAGGTCTTCCCCGATGCGCGACCCTCCTTGGCAGCTAATATTTCGCCTTGTCCGAGCCACATGAAAATCAAATCCTTGGTAAAGGTGTCGTGCAAGTTCGGTGTTGGAGTTAGTGAGGACTACGTGGCATCCCAAATCTCTGAGCCGGCCAACTTCGCCCGCAAGCTCAAGATGGTCGCGCACTCCGAACTGCTCCTTGGTATACCGCTTGAAGTCAGCAAAGCGTCCGGCTGGCACGTACGGCGGATCTAGAAATAAGAAGTCCCCGGATCGAACGTGTTCGCGCAGGATCGTACGGAAGTCCGCGCAGACAATAGAGGCTCCTTTGAGCGCCAGGCTCGCGGCGCGTAGCGCCGCTTCATCGCAAATCTTGGGCGATCTGTACTTACCGTAAGGGACGTTGAATATCCCGGTGCGATTGACGCGGTACAGACCATTATAGCATGTGCGATTTAGGTACAGGAGCCGTGCGGCGCGCGTCGCGGGCGCGAGAGATACCGGATCCATCCGCCGCACCTGATAGAATGTCGCCTCGTTGGCCTGCCATCGCCGCGCCTCCTTGATCACCCCGTCGACGTCGTCACGAACGGCTGCGTAGAACGCGACTAGCTCCGGGTTCGAATCGGAAATTATAGCGCGCGCAGGCAACAGAGCAAAGAAGAGCGCTCCGCCCCCGAAAAATGGCTCGATATATGTGCCATATCGTGGTGGAACCAGCCGGGTAATTTGCCCGAGCAGCTGCGTCTTGCCGCCGGCCCATTTCAGCGGCGGCGCGACGCGCGCGTGTTCGGTGCCGGAATCAACCAGCCTCGTTGATGGCGAAATGCGTTTCTGCGTAAGCAACTATCGACTAGCCTCTCGAGCCAAAGCATGAGAGAGGACTACGCCACCTGTATGGCATTTTACGGGACGTCGTGCTTTGAGGTGAGCTCGAGGACCCGGTCGCGCAAGCGCGAGACTTTTGCGCGATCCGCGACGTCGGCCAGGCCGTCGTTGATGATGCGCGCGACCTCGCGGCATTCATCAACGTCGAAACCGCGGGTCGTGATCGCAGGCGTTCCGAGGCGGATGCCGCTCGCGACCATCGGTTTTTGCTGATCGAACGGAATCGCGTTCTTGTTCACGGTGACGCCGATCTCGTCGAGATATGCCTCCACGGCTTTTCCGGTGAGGCCTTTGACCGAGACGTCGACGAGCATCAGGTGCGTATCGGTGCCGCCGCCGACGAGGCGAAGTCCGGCGCGCACGAACTCCTGCGCCATCGCTTTCGCGTTGTCCACGACCTGCTGCTGATAGCGTTTGAACTCCGGCGCCAGCGCTTCGCCGAAGGCGACCGCCTTTGCCGCGATCGCGTGCATGAGGGGACCACCTTGGATCCCGGGAAAGACGCTCTTGTCGATCGGCTGCGCCCACTTCTCCGTGCACAGAATGATGCCGCCGCGAGGTCCGCGCAGCGTCTTATGCGTCGTCGAGGTCACGAAGTCGGCCAGCGGCACCGGCGATGGATGCAGCCCGACCGCGACGAGGCCGGCGATGTGCGCCATATCGACCAGGAGCGTCGCGCCGATCTCGTCGGCGATCTCACGGAACGGCGCGAAATCGAGCGTCCGCGGATAGGCGCTTGCACCGGCGATGATCATCTTCGGCTTGTGCTCTCGGGCGACCGCACGCACTTCGGCGAAGTCCACGAGCTCGGTATCCTTACGCACGCCGTACGCCAGCGCGTTGTAGAGCTTTCCCGAGAAGCTGACCTTCGTGCCATGCGTGAGATGGCCGCCGTGCGCGAGCGACATTCCCAGTACGGCATCGCCCGGCTGCAGGTGCGCCATGAAGACCGCCATGTTCGCCTGCGCGCCTGCATGCGGCTGAACGTTCGCATGCTGCGCACCGAAGAGGCGCTTGAGACGATCGATTGCGAGCGTCTCGACGATGTCGACGAACTCGCAGCCGCCGTAGTAACGCTTCCCAGGATAGCCCTCGGCGTACTTGTTGGTCATCACGCAGGCCATCGCTTCGCGCACCGCGCGGCTCGCGTAGTTCTCGGACGCGATCAACTCGAGGTTCTCCCGCTGTCGCCGTTCCTCACCCACGATAGCGGCGTACACGTCGGGATCCTGGCCTTCAATACGGCTGCCGGCGAGAATCTCCATCAGAGCAGCTCTTTCGGCGTTTGGGCGTCGGTAACCGCCCCCGTTTCGATTGCCCGCAGCGTCCGCTCGCGCTGCGCGTCGCCGAACTCGAAGAGCTGCTCGATGCGATGCGCGTGCCGGCCGCCGTCGAACGGCGTCTCCAGGAAGACGCGCACGAGACGGTCGATCATCTCCCAGCCGCTCAATCGCTCCGAGAGCGCAAGCACGTTCGCGTCGTTGTGGCGCCGCGCGAGCTCCGCCGAATACGGCTCGCTCACGGGCGCGCAGCGAACGCCGGGGACTTTGTTCGCGGCCATCGCGATGCCCAAGCTCGAGCCGCACACGACGATCCCCCGCTCGGCCTGCCCGCTTGCGACGGCCTCTCCGACTGCGTACCCGTACTGCGGATAATCGACCGGCGTGTCGCCGTGCGTCCCGTAATCGAGAATCTCGTGCCCCTCGGCACGCAGCGCGCGCGCGATGCGGTCTTTGTCAGCGAATCCGGCGTGATCGGCGCCGAGCGCAATCTTCATGAGCAAGGGCTCTCCGTTGTGCGGTCGAAGGTCGAGCGGCGATGAGGCTGGCGTGCGCGAGCGGCGCGTTCGACCGCGCCTTCGCGCGCGGAGATCTGACACAACTCGAGTTCGTCGACGCGTGCGCTCGAGAGCTCGCCTGCGACGGCATCGTGCTCGACGTGCGCCACTTTCCGCGCGTCGACGACGACTACCTCGCCCAGCTCAAGAAGATGGCGACGGATCTCGGGCTGTCGATCGCCGCGTACGCCGACGACACGTTCTTTGCCGCCAATGCCGACGGCATGGCTGCCGCCGTCGAGCGAGCCGCGCGCCTCGGTACGCCGCTCCTCTGCGCTCCCCTCGCACCCGAGAACGCGTTCCCGTGGAGCGCGCAGCTCGCTCGCATCGCGCGCGCCGCGTCGCTCGCGAAGTCTGCAAACGTGACGCTCGCGGTACGCAACGCCCCGGGAACGTTCGCCGCAAGCGGCTACGACTGTAAGCGCATCTGCAAAGAGGGCGACTCCGCATGGCTGCGCCTCGGCCTCGAGCCCGCGCTGCTCGACGGCGCGACGGATCCCGCTACGCTCGCGGACCGCACCGTGCTGTTGTGGTGCGACGCCGCGCAGGCTCCCGACCACGATCGCGTCGACGCATTCGCGGGCTTCCGTGGATTCCTCGCGCTCGATCACGGCGATGGCGCCTCGACCTTCGGCAGCATGCGCGCGGCAATCGCACAACGCCGCCGTCGATACAGCGACGCGGCGTAATCCCGTTCTCTCTGCTCGACCGCACCCGCGTCTACCGCGCTGGTCTTGCGAACCTGTCTCGCAAGTGGGTGCGGCCCGGGCGCAGGCGTGATTGAGCATTTCGCTCTCGCACCGTCGTATCCGGAGCTGATGCTCCCTAGGGTCATTCTGTAGGTTCGGCCACCGAGCACGTTTCGCGCCAGGCGCAGTCGAGCCCCTTGAGCGTACCACCGCCGTCAAGACTTGACACCGCTACGAAAGCGTGAGCGGCTTCCCTAGGCAGGGTGTCATGGCCGCGTGATAGCTGCCGCGATGATGGTCCACGCAGTTCGCTTCGCGCGGCACGGTTCGCTCGACGTGCCGCACCGCGCCGATCGTGACTATCGGCTTGCGAAGGCGTATCTGAGCCGCGACTCGATCGAGCGATCGCTCTTCGACCGTCTCGAGCACGCCTGGGGAAGACGGTTCCACCTGCGCGTGAATGCGCGCAACGACGATTCGTTCGATCCGGCAACCGACACGATCGATTGGGATCCGCACAGCGCGCTGCGCACGACGTCCGGCGGCACGCAGTCGCCCGCGCTCGGGCTTGGCCATGAAATCGACCACGCAGTCGAGGCGCCGTGCGTTGAAGCACGCTTGAATGCGCGGGCCAATCGCTGTTTCGATACCGCCGAGGAGCGGCGCGTAGTCGCCGGCTCGGAGCGGCATGCAGCACGGACGCTGGGTGAGAGCACGCGCACCGATCACGCGGGCCGATGCTATCGCGTCGCCTCTCCGACGGCGCGCTGACGTGCGGGCCCCGTTCGCTGCGCGCCGAATGGTCCGTCACGTGCTGGGAGAGCATTTCGAGCGCGAGATACGCGAGCAACCGGTCGCGTGGCGAACGATCGCCGAATCGTCCAAAGCGCGCGCTCTCGCAGAAGCGATCCGCGGACGAGACGTGCTGCTCCTCGGAAGCGGCAGCTCGCTCTTCATGGCGCAGCTCGGCGCGCTCGCGCTGCGCAAGCGCGGCATTCGCGCACTGGCGCTGGCGTCGACGGAAGCCCCATTCGATCATGCGGCGTACCGCGGATGGGCGGTCGTCGCGTGCTCGCAAAGTGGTCGCTCCGAAGACCTTCTCGTCGCTCTCGACGTTCTTCGCCCGCAGCGGCTCGTCGCCCTCACGAATACGCAGGCATCGCCGCTCGCCGAACGCGCATCGGTCGTGGTAGACGTCGGCGCCGGCCGCGAGCTCGCGGTACCGGCGAGTAAGAGCGTCACGTGCACGGCCGCTCTCCTGCTCTGGGCCGCGACGTTGCTGAGCGACGAAGGCGAGCGCAATGCGTCGACGCTCGAGGACGTTGCCTCGGAAGTCGCCGCATGGCTCGACTCGCCCGGCGTCGGCGTTGCTCGCGCTGCCGCGC from Candidatus Dormiibacterota bacterium encodes:
- a CDS encoding MraY family glycosyltransferase, with the translated sequence MLTAVLIYGATFALAIAVAAIATPLVIHLAKRLGVLHGPEERHMHTVPTPRIGGVAVYFGFAVALFTVLGIALSSPYALVPSALHAPLAHRYNVLSDQFESIHQLVGLLFGSLLILGVGMWDDLMQMKPRNKLAAQSLVALVSMLYGFIIPGMTNPFNHNPSTNWIDFPAWVGVPLTLLWYVGMMNAINFIDGLDGLLAGFTAISSLFMALIFLMHGDIVVAIVVLALAGAAIGFLPYNFNPARIFLGDAGSLFIGYVFATVSIIGTSKTAIAISLIVPLVILALPVVDTAAVILRRSITGKAVTEADRGHFHHLLIFRFGLNVRQAVLLIYALSFALGMVAFYVSGGLTHVFPHVN
- a CDS encoding cytidine/deoxycytidylate deaminase family protein; translated protein: MTSRPGWDEYFVQIARTVATRATCPRALVGCVLVREHRILTTGYNGAPRGVAHCTQADCILRDGHCVRATHAEANAVVQGALYGVGLQGATAYCTHQPCVGCSKLLISAGVVNIVFVEPYPDPVAAELLSEAGVALVPFSLQGSAQPC
- the upp gene encoding uracil phosphoribosyltransferase, whose amino-acid sequence is MSASRDLLVLDHPAVADRIARIRDKETPVPVFRKLVEEIGVFLAYEATRGLPLRNERVETPLTDTTIQRIATRPVVAPILRAGLGLLPGFLQVVDDAVVAHLGFYRDPQSLVPVPYYANVPPELGDRHVFLLDPMLATGNSAVAALDALVERGARTLTFICLIAAPEGVRHVQRAHPSASIVTCAVDAGLNDHAYIVPGLGDAGDRMFGSLTSVPAAVRSTS
- a CDS encoding AlwI family type II restriction endonuclease, giving the protein MYQLGFITPALTSGLPQESIDPRILSIGGGLPEIDGLQFKVTASGKRLALSTSIAQMEECFLRAILAYRVPSAIERTHASVPFSPLRIVLKTILALEQTGLQAAVSFEEMASLVQFCKSEAGVSRLVGDIASYRAERAAAANKRAFDRSFRERLLAEHGNPVKSTSLDDYADVNFRYLRATGLVTRARAALCVTEEKRREVEVIVTPEDRRLEDDAYLRRLWVGEVLPTDDAGEAASAIRRLARNLTEAGRAVDVPVVEGMQVAELEQIRLKLEMEHRMVREEQFAVAQGAETAAINDLLLLMDRKDDRAAFYRGEAPAYLEWAVWRAFLAIDTLANEPWQVRQFHIDADMSPIAPASSRRPDMICEFADFVLVVEVTFTENSRQEAAEGEPVRRHVAEVTRNNPVKPVYGLFIAPRIDTNTAETFGRGDFVLSEERILLSIVPLTLAQFAGVFQAGFDGPRAVGPAGIRQLLDAALAARDRDGGRWKAAIANVVSEFITSLAMSRASA
- a CDS encoding Dam family site-specific DNA-(adenine-N6)-methyltransferase, which codes for MVDSGTEHARVAPPLKWAGGKTQLLGQITRLVPPRYGTYIEPFFGGGALFFALLPARAIISDSNPELVAFYAAVRDDVDGVIKEARRWQANEATFYQVRRMDPVSLAPATRAARLLYLNRTCYNGLYRVNRTGIFNVPYGKYRSPKICDEAALRAASLALKGASIVCADFRTILREHVRSGDFLFLDPPYVPAGRFADFKRYTKEQFGVRDHLELAGEVGRLRDLGCHVVLTNSNTELARHLYQGFDFHVARTRRNISCQGGSRIGEDLVVSVLPRQGAAITGALSEQTRAYPSTRFMGSKEKLLPDIWGVAKQLGGTRVLDLFSGSGVVSYMFKAQGLEVTSNDYMVFAALFARAMIENSRTRLSEAAVEFLTQGAITTSFVQDHFRGLYFSDEDTKLVDTIRSRIQELDGHMEKTLARAALIRACMKKRARGIFTYVGLRYDDGRRDMQLPLREHFRDAVRVINGAVFDNARQNIALDRDALTVEVEADIVYIDPPYYSKLSDNDYVRRYHFVEGLAREWIGVELQAHTATKKFKSYGSPFSTYGGAVAAFERIFQRFANSSLIVSYSSNSLPDSETMLKLLRRYKHDVEILPVRHRYSFGNQGHKPQNSNNKVSEYLFVAR
- the glyA gene encoding serine hydroxymethyltransferase, translating into MEILAGSRIEGQDPDVYAAIVGEERRQRENLELIASENYASRAVREAMACVMTNKYAEGYPGKRYYGGCEFVDIVETLAIDRLKRLFGAQHANVQPHAGAQANMAVFMAHLQPGDAVLGMSLAHGGHLTHGTKVSFSGKLYNALAYGVRKDTELVDFAEVRAVAREHKPKMIIAGASAYPRTLDFAPFREIADEIGATLLVDMAHIAGLVAVGLHPSPVPLADFVTSTTHKTLRGPRGGIILCTEKWAQPIDKSVFPGIQGGPLMHAIAAKAVAFGEALAPEFKRYQQQVVDNAKAMAQEFVRAGLRLVGGGTDTHLMLVDVSVKGLTGKAVEAYLDEIGVTVNKNAIPFDQQKPMVASGIRLGTPAITTRGFDVDECREVARIINDGLADVADRAKVSRLRDRVLELTSKHDVP
- the rpiB gene encoding ribose 5-phosphate isomerase B, which translates into the protein MKIALGADHAGFADKDRIARALRAEGHEILDYGTHGDTPVDYPQYGYAVGEAVASGQAERGIVVCGSSLGIAMAANKVPGVRCAPVSEPYSAELARRHNDANVLALSERLSGWEMIDRLVRVFLETPFDGGRHAHRIEQLFEFGDAQRERTLRAIETGAVTDAQTPKELL
- a CDS encoding TIM barrel protein, whose product is MRLACASGAFDRAFARGDLTQLEFVDACARELACDGIVLDVRHFPRVDDDYLAQLKKMATDLGLSIAAYADDTFFAANADGMAAAVERAARLGTPLLCAPLAPENAFPWSAQLARIARAASLAKSANVTLAVRNAPGTFAASGYDCKRICKEGDSAWLRLGLEPALLDGATDPATLADRTVLLWCDAAQAPDHDRVDAFAGFRGFLALDHGDGASTFGSMRAAIAQRRRRYSDAA
- a CDS encoding SIS domain-containing protein, which codes for MLGEHFEREIREQPVAWRTIAESSKARALAEAIRGRDVLLLGSGSSLFMAQLGALALRKRGIRALALASTEAPFDHAAYRGWAVVACSQSGRSEDLLVALDVLRPQRLVALTNTQASPLAERASVVVDVGAGRELAVPASKSVTCTAALLLWAATLLSDEGERNASTLEDVASEVAAWLDSPGVGVARAAAREIARRSSVVIVGTGYGLAVAHEFALKMKEASYIHAEGFSAGEFRHGSAAILDGSRAVVGVVDDASRDVVRKPLLAAAQTQSLRYVVGGALDDIPLVGPVARGPFAVLAWLVAGQMIALEAGRARNVESDAPRGQAKVLDS